One part of the Alistipes onderdonkii genome encodes these proteins:
- a CDS encoding DUF1573 domain-containing protein, which yields MRTLLLTILGCLAFTAGHAGAAAQNPAPETAGAQQDAKARGAHLRMEVAGHDFGDVPRKGGDLVREFTFTNDGTAPLVVTRVITSCSCLKASFPKRPVPPGGQGVIRITYEPHKSEPGVFNKVIQVYSNSVDGRDVITVQGNSIDTPPRKIKTDKVKVKYK from the coding sequence ATGCGAACCTTATTACTGACAATCCTCGGGTGCCTGGCCTTCACGGCGGGACATGCCGGGGCGGCGGCGCAAAACCCGGCCCCGGAAACGGCCGGGGCGCAGCAGGACGCGAAGGCGCGGGGGGCGCACCTTCGCATGGAGGTCGCCGGCCACGATTTCGGCGACGTACCCCGCAAGGGCGGCGACCTGGTGCGGGAATTTACCTTTACCAACGACGGCACGGCGCCGCTCGTGGTGACGCGCGTCATCACGTCGTGCTCGTGCCTCAAGGCGTCGTTCCCCAAACGTCCCGTACCGCCCGGCGGACAGGGCGTGATCCGCATCACCTACGAACCCCACAAGAGCGAACCGGGCGTGTTCAACAAGGTGATCCAGGTCTATTCGAACTCCGTGGACGGACGCGATGTCATCACCGTGCAGGGCAATTCGATCGACACCCCGCCGCGCAAGATAAAGACCGACAAAGTGAAAGTGAAATACAAATAA
- a CDS encoding ExbD/TolR family protein: MAIKHGSKVDKSFSASSMTDLMFLLLLFLLIATTLINPNALKLMLPKSSNMLKDKAVTTVSIQDTGHGKYRYYVELQDVGSVEGVERALKSRLDGQKEPTVSLHADKTVAWDEIIKVMNVAKNNGYKLIAATSPE; encoded by the coding sequence ATGGCAATCAAACACGGATCGAAAGTCGATAAATCCTTCTCGGCATCGTCGATGACCGACCTGATGTTCCTGCTGCTGCTGTTCCTGCTGATCGCTACGACGCTGATCAACCCCAATGCCCTGAAGCTGATGCTTCCCAAGAGCTCGAACATGCTCAAGGACAAGGCGGTGACCACGGTGTCGATCCAGGATACGGGGCACGGCAAGTACCGCTACTATGTCGAATTGCAGGACGTGGGGTCGGTCGAGGGCGTGGAACGGGCGCTCAAATCGCGCCTCGACGGGCAGAAGGAGCCCACCGTATCGCTGCATGCCGATAAGACGGTGGCATGGGACGAGATCATCAAGGTGATGAACGTCGCCAAGAACAACGGATATAAACTCATTGCGGCGACATCGCCGGAATAA
- a CDS encoding dihydrodipicolinate synthase family protein — MIKLSGLTPAVFTPFDKTGAINLAQIQPYADKLVTDGADGVFVCGSTGECTSMTIAERKSVLEAWVNATSGRMRVIAHVGGTCQADCIELARHAAGLGVDAVGAIAPFYFKPASVGELVAFYKPIAAAIAPIPFYSYHMPSVTGINLPMKEFLEKGSREIPNLNGIKFTSNNFMEMLECIRLEDGRFDILNGFDEMLLCGMAVGARGGVGSTYNYSLPTYRNLYDAFLAGDIERARSFQQESADIVHIIIRHGGGVRGGKAIMNHLGIDCGDCRLPFAPYTESEMRQLSEELDRIGFAK; from the coding sequence ATGATCAAGCTCTCCGGACTCACGCCTGCCGTATTCACACCTTTCGACAAAACCGGCGCAATCAACCTCGCGCAAATCCAACCCTATGCCGACAAACTCGTTACCGATGGTGCCGACGGCGTTTTCGTCTGCGGCTCGACAGGCGAATGCACTTCAATGACCATTGCCGAGCGCAAAAGCGTTCTCGAAGCATGGGTTAACGCCACCTCGGGCAGGATGCGAGTCATTGCGCACGTCGGCGGCACGTGCCAGGCCGATTGCATCGAACTCGCACGCCATGCCGCCGGCCTGGGAGTAGACGCGGTCGGTGCCATTGCTCCGTTCTATTTCAAACCCGCATCGGTCGGGGAACTCGTGGCGTTCTACAAACCGATCGCCGCGGCCATCGCCCCGATCCCGTTCTACTCCTACCACATGCCCTCGGTAACAGGCATAAACCTGCCGATGAAGGAATTTCTCGAAAAAGGCTCGCGCGAAATCCCCAACTTGAACGGTATCAAATTCACCTCTAACAACTTCATGGAGATGCTCGAGTGCATCCGTCTCGAAGACGGGCGTTTCGACATCCTTAACGGTTTCGACGAGATGCTACTCTGCGGCATGGCCGTGGGGGCCCGGGGAGGCGTGGGCAGCACCTATAACTATTCGCTGCCGACCTACCGGAACCTCTACGATGCTTTCCTCGCAGGCGACATCGAACGCGCCCGTAGCTTTCAACAGGAATCGGCGGACATCGTACACATCATCATCCGCCACGGCGGGGGCGTCCGCGGCGGGAAAGCCATTATGAACCACCTGGGAATCGACTGCGGCGACTGCCGGCTGCCCTTCGCGCCCTACACCGAGTCCGAGATGCGCCAGCTAAGCGAAGAACTCGACCGGATCGGCTTTGCAAAATAA
- a CDS encoding TonB family protein — MYYYDPNGKSPRRWAAIAAAAYVLLIAASFALVSFDFRKIHDKPGDTILVDFTEPPAPERPKPPVKAATEPRVHDKAAPVEQTAQVAGKDETTQTPNPKALFKMNKGGADEPDNAGNPRAPQGEDKASGDGPGLNPDGLDQLDQGLQGRGLVGNLPKPSYPGSKSGKVVIRVTVDAKGKVTGASYEPKGSTTDAAELVEAAKSAALKARFTESRATLQGGTITYVFRME; from the coding sequence ATGTACTATTACGACCCGAACGGCAAGTCGCCCCGCAGGTGGGCGGCGATCGCGGCGGCAGCCTATGTGCTGCTGATCGCCGCTTCGTTCGCATTGGTCTCGTTCGATTTCCGGAAGATCCACGACAAACCCGGCGATACGATCCTGGTCGATTTCACCGAACCGCCTGCCCCCGAGCGCCCCAAGCCGCCCGTGAAGGCGGCTACCGAGCCCCGCGTGCATGACAAGGCCGCCCCCGTGGAACAGACCGCGCAGGTGGCGGGCAAGGACGAGACGACGCAGACGCCCAACCCCAAAGCGCTGTTCAAGATGAACAAGGGCGGGGCCGACGAACCCGACAATGCGGGCAACCCCCGCGCGCCCCAGGGCGAGGACAAGGCGAGCGGCGACGGCCCGGGGCTGAACCCCGACGGGCTCGACCAGCTCGACCAGGGGCTCCAGGGACGCGGCCTTGTGGGCAACCTGCCCAAACCTTCGTATCCCGGTTCGAAGAGCGGGAAAGTCGTCATCCGCGTTACGGTGGACGCCAAGGGCAAGGTGACGGGCGCTTCCTACGAACCGAAAGGCTCGACGACCGATGCCGCCGAGCTTGTCGAGGCGGCGAAGAGCGCGGCGCTGAAGGCCCGCTTTACGGAGAGCCGCGCCACGCTGCAGGGCGGGACGATCACTTATGTTTTCCGTATGGAGTAA
- the tsaD gene encoding tRNA (adenosine(37)-N6)-threonylcarbamoyltransferase complex transferase subunit TsaD yields MDITILGIESSCDDTSAAVIRNNLLLSNVIASQAVHIKYGGVIPELASRAHQQNIIPVVDTALREAGLTVAEIDAIAFTRGPGLLGSLLVGVSFAKGLSVAHDIPMVEVNHLQGHILSHFIDLPDRELPHPGFPFLCLLVSGGHTQIVRVDSPLDMEIIGTTIDDAAGEAFDKCAKVMGLPYPGGPVIDRLAKEGNPKAFRLAHPHVDGYDYSFSGLKTSFLYMLRDAVADDPDFIERNKADLCASLQGTIVEILLDKLVRASKDTGIRDIAIAGGVSANSGLRNGIVEQGRRRGWRTFLPEFKFTTDNAAMIAMAGYFHYQHGDFSSLDVSPVARLEEL; encoded by the coding sequence ATGGATATTACAATTCTCGGCATCGAATCCTCGTGCGACGATACGTCGGCTGCCGTGATCCGCAACAACCTGCTGCTGTCGAACGTGATCGCCTCCCAGGCCGTGCACATAAAATACGGCGGCGTGATCCCCGAACTGGCTTCGCGGGCACACCAGCAGAACATCATCCCGGTGGTCGACACGGCACTCCGAGAGGCCGGGCTTACCGTCGCGGAGATAGACGCCATCGCCTTCACGCGCGGCCCCGGGCTGCTGGGTTCGCTGCTCGTCGGGGTATCGTTCGCCAAAGGGCTCTCGGTGGCGCACGACATCCCGATGGTCGAGGTCAACCACCTGCAGGGGCATATCCTCTCGCACTTCATCGACCTGCCCGACCGCGAATTGCCCCATCCCGGCTTCCCGTTCCTCTGCCTGCTGGTCAGCGGCGGGCATACGCAGATCGTACGCGTGGATTCGCCGCTCGATATGGAGATCATCGGCACGACGATCGACGACGCCGCAGGCGAAGCGTTCGACAAATGCGCCAAAGTCATGGGCCTGCCCTACCCCGGCGGCCCGGTGATCGACCGTCTGGCAAAGGAGGGCAACCCCAAAGCGTTCCGCCTGGCGCATCCTCATGTCGACGGCTACGACTACTCGTTCTCGGGGCTCAAGACCTCGTTCCTCTATATGCTGCGCGACGCCGTGGCCGACGACCCCGATTTCATCGAGCGCAACAAGGCCGACCTCTGCGCATCGCTCCAGGGCACGATCGTGGAGATACTGCTCGACAAACTGGTGCGGGCGTCGAAGGACACGGGCATACGCGACATCGCCATCGCCGGGGGCGTATCGGCCAACTCGGGACTGCGCAACGGCATCGTCGAGCAGGGCCGCAGGCGCGGCTGGCGCACGTTCCTGCCGGAATTCAAGTTCACGACCGACAACGCCGCAATGATCGCCATGGCAGGCTATTTCCACTACCAGCACGGCGATTTCTCGTCGCTCGACGTTTCGCCCGTGGCACGGCTCGAAGAACTGTAA
- a CDS encoding amidohydrolase produces MDILFTNATILPMTAAGDEPRTFTGAVGVAGNRIALVTASGSEADAFRTCSPGVRVIDCTGRLLMPGLVNTHCHAAMTLQRSYADDIALMEWLNDYIWPFEARQTADDVALGMTLGIVEMLLGGVTSFVDMYYHENRCVEVARRLGIRAMLGCNYFDNNVDEVLPEAEKAVALAADCDRIQIALAPHSPYTVSPENLRRGKELARKWGLHFMTHIAETRDEVRIVREKYAATPVEHLDALGMLDDKTIGAHCIHVTDSDIRTLAQRGVAVSHNPQSNMKISSGVAPVEKMRAAGALVTIGTDGTCSNNDLDMFEELRTAAFLQKSATGDPVALPAYEALKLATVNGARAMGYAEGELGVIRPGALADLIVVDLQKPHLQPIHDLVSNLVYCGKASDVDTVVVDGRIVVENRRVAGVDLPKLYADVAAAVERITGR; encoded by the coding sequence ATGGACATCCTGTTTACCAACGCAACGATCCTGCCGATGACGGCGGCCGGGGACGAACCCAGAACCTTCACGGGGGCTGTGGGCGTCGCGGGCAACCGCATCGCGCTCGTCACTGCGTCCGGCTCCGAAGCCGACGCGTTCCGCACCTGCAGTCCCGGCGTGCGGGTCATCGACTGCACGGGCCGGCTCCTGATGCCGGGCCTTGTGAATACGCATTGCCATGCGGCCATGACGCTGCAACGCAGCTATGCCGACGACATCGCCCTGATGGAGTGGCTCAACGACTATATATGGCCTTTCGAGGCGCGCCAGACGGCCGACGACGTGGCGCTGGGCATGACGCTCGGCATCGTCGAGATGCTCCTGGGCGGCGTCACCTCGTTCGTGGATATGTATTACCACGAGAACCGCTGCGTGGAGGTCGCCCGGCGGCTGGGCATCCGCGCGATGCTGGGATGCAACTATTTCGACAACAATGTCGACGAGGTGCTGCCCGAGGCGGAGAAGGCCGTTGCGCTGGCTGCTGACTGCGACCGCATACAGATTGCCCTCGCACCCCATTCGCCCTATACCGTGTCGCCCGAAAACCTGCGGCGCGGCAAGGAGCTGGCCCGCAAATGGGGGCTGCATTTCATGACCCATATCGCCGAGACGCGGGACGAGGTGCGTATCGTGCGCGAAAAATACGCCGCGACACCCGTCGAGCACCTCGATGCGCTGGGTATGCTCGACGACAAGACCATCGGCGCACACTGCATCCATGTCACCGACAGCGACATCCGCACGCTGGCCCAGCGGGGGGTGGCCGTGTCGCACAACCCGCAGAGCAACATGAAGATTTCGAGCGGCGTGGCTCCTGTCGAGAAGATGCGGGCCGCGGGTGCGCTGGTGACCATCGGCACCGACGGCACCTGCTCGAACAACGACCTCGACATGTTCGAGGAGCTGCGCACGGCGGCCTTCCTGCAAAAATCCGCCACGGGCGATCCCGTGGCGCTCCCGGCCTACGAGGCGCTGAAACTGGCTACGGTCAACGGCGCCCGCGCCATGGGCTATGCGGAGGGTGAGCTGGGCGTCATCCGCCCCGGGGCGCTGGCCGACCTGATCGTCGTCGACCTGCAGAAACCCCACTTGCAGCCGATCCACGACCTGGTCTCGAACCTGGTCTATTGCGGCAAGGCGTCGGATGTCGACACGGTGGTGGTCGACGGCCGCATCGTGGTCGAAAACCGCCGTGTGGCCGGTGTCGACCTGCCGAAGCTGTACGCCGACGTCGCCGCGGCCGTGGAACGCATAACCGGGAGATAA
- a CDS encoding translocation/assembly module TamB domain-containing protein — protein MRKGIKILGKVFSVAVLLLIILPMVLSLLLDIPAVQNYVVQKAVRIVSKTLETTVSIDRVDIGLFSKVKVKGFYVEDYQRDTLLYVGKIDAYITGLGIFGGGVVFSRGEISGAKLYLRETPEGEMNIKQIVNRISDPDKPRKGNFRLSLRKASIEGMDLCLERLTRRDPEFGIDFGHMHLYGITAHVSDFTIDGQSIYTTIEAMSARERSGFVLDHFSGRFYLTNGALGFEDTSVVTPRSNVDIPYISLVGDSWAGYKDFLGEVRLDGRLRNSTVSTDDIAYFAPRLRGWHTVFSNIDIEVAGVVSDFTGKVRSLQVGEGTWFTADAAVRGLPDIRTTHFDLTIPRLTSTAESIDALAAGIGGRALSDKLVAILGNSGDIDVSARFRGLLSSFDMRVGAKTDVGGIDCNLQLSPLRGGRSSVKGDVAARNLRLGELLGRRDLLGNATLTAFVDGVVGRGFTDANVVGNVTQLGFNGYVYDSLRLDGRLRNREFDGRITARDPNLDFDFLGMVDFNDSVPRYDFTMDLRRADLARLHVNRRDSVSELSAHIVAKAGGRSLDDLNGRIQVTDVLYRYNDKQLTSKSMTVTGENSARSKLVELRSDFADATFRSKTSYREVFRYLRASAWKYLPLLRHGDEESVPRASGVAVANDYSLLSVDVRHIDPIADAISPGLQVADGSSLQLLFNPASDQLSLKATSEYIERKRMLATRLNVNASNRGDSLTVYASAEDLYAGMLHLPGLSLTGGAKQGRVQLSAGFNDTLRKVSGLVGVRADVVDEHGPNGRVVDLRILPSHITRGSKTWQIFAHKIQIDTAQVVIDKFFVMNREQELLLDGIASRSREDSVTLRLRNFDLAPFTQVIERMGYVFEGRTNGSATMKSALHAGEITADILLDSLQVNDIPAPPLRLTSRWDFLRNRAGVTVTDRHKRDTLVRGFYAPSQVRYYARLDVDSLDMGLLDPILTGVISDTRGHASADLVLQGQRREADLTGEIRVTGLSTCVDFTQVPYTMPRAVLSVKGNRFRASNVPIFDPEGNEGRFDIDLSLQHLSNIAYDVRVAPRQMMVLNTTPQDNDSFYGRVYATGSARISGDKGLVKMDIAATTDDRSSFFMPLSSKSNISSADFVTFREPARVDTVDNLARKKMMFERKRQQKSDAGSQMDISLALNVRPGVEVELTVSGNTLRARGDGTLNLQINPRSNVFEMYGDYTITEGSFLFSLQNIINKRFVIENGSTIQWTGSPMDAMLNINAIYKLKASLQPLLQGTSDNLTADRSVPVECVIHLGERLSNPAVTFDVHVPGTDPETQTVIANALTTPETVDTQFAYLLLFNSFMGENSSSSSNIGTSVSAATGLEFVSNMVSNLLSNDDYNIVIRYRPKSELTSDEVDFGLSKSLINNRLFVEVEGNYLIDNKQAVNSSMSNFMGEAYITYLIDRAGTLKAKAFTQTIDRFDENQGLQETGIGIYFKEDFNNFRDLRRRIRERFTNKKRKARREARRQAAREEKERLRQPADTLSALRPVMDKKDENN, from the coding sequence ATGCGCAAAGGTATAAAAATATTGGGAAAGGTGTTCTCGGTAGCGGTTTTGTTGCTGATAATTCTGCCCATGGTGCTCTCGTTGCTGCTCGATATCCCCGCCGTGCAGAATTACGTGGTACAGAAAGCCGTGCGCATCGTGTCTAAGACGCTCGAGACCACCGTGAGCATCGACCGCGTGGACATCGGGCTTTTCAGCAAGGTCAAGGTCAAGGGCTTCTACGTCGAGGATTACCAGCGCGACACGCTGCTCTACGTCGGCAAGATAGACGCTTACATCACGGGGCTGGGCATTTTCGGCGGCGGAGTGGTGTTCAGCCGCGGCGAGATCAGCGGGGCGAAGCTCTACCTGCGCGAGACCCCCGAGGGGGAGATGAACATCAAGCAAATCGTCAACCGCATCAGCGACCCCGACAAGCCCAGGAAGGGAAATTTCCGCCTGTCGCTGCGCAAGGCTTCCATCGAAGGCATGGATCTCTGTCTGGAGCGGCTCACGAGGCGCGATCCCGAATTCGGCATCGACTTCGGCCATATGCACCTCTACGGCATCACGGCGCACGTCAGCGACTTCACCATCGACGGGCAGTCGATCTATACCACCATCGAGGCCATGTCGGCACGTGAGCGCAGCGGCTTCGTGCTCGACCATTTCTCGGGGCGTTTCTACCTGACCAACGGTGCGCTGGGTTTCGAGGATACCTCTGTCGTCACGCCCCGTTCGAACGTCGACATCCCCTACATTTCGCTCGTCGGCGATTCGTGGGCCGGCTACAAGGATTTCCTGGGCGAGGTGCGCCTCGACGGCAGACTGCGCAACAGCACCGTCTCCACGGACGACATCGCCTATTTCGCCCCGCGGCTCCGCGGGTGGCATACCGTTTTCAGCAATATCGACATCGAGGTCGCGGGCGTCGTCTCCGATTTCACGGGCAAGGTCAGGAGCCTGCAGGTGGGTGAGGGAACGTGGTTCACGGCCGATGCCGCGGTCAGGGGGCTGCCCGACATCCGCACGACGCATTTCGACCTGACGATTCCGCGCCTGACCTCCACGGCCGAATCCATCGACGCCCTGGCGGCCGGCATCGGCGGCCGTGCGCTCTCCGACAAGCTGGTCGCGATCCTCGGGAATTCGGGCGACATCGACGTCAGCGCCCGTTTCCGCGGGCTGCTCTCCTCGTTCGACATGCGGGTGGGTGCCAAGACCGACGTGGGCGGCATCGACTGCAACCTGCAGCTGAGCCCCTTGCGCGGCGGGCGCAGCAGCGTCAAGGGCGACGTGGCCGCACGCAACCTCAGGCTGGGCGAACTGCTCGGCCGCCGCGACCTGCTGGGCAACGCCACGCTCACGGCCTTCGTCGACGGCGTCGTCGGGCGTGGTTTCACCGACGCCAATGTCGTGGGCAACGTCACGCAGCTGGGCTTCAACGGCTATGTCTACGATTCGCTGCGCCTCGACGGGCGGCTTCGCAACCGCGAGTTCGACGGCCGTATCACGGCACGCGACCCCAACCTCGATTTCGATTTCCTCGGCATGGTCGACTTCAACGACTCGGTGCCCCGTTACGACTTTACGATGGATCTGCGCCGTGCCGACCTGGCCCGGCTGCATGTCAACCGCCGCGACTCGGTCTCGGAACTCTCGGCGCATATCGTCGCCAAGGCCGGCGGCCGCTCGCTCGACGACCTGAACGGCCGCATCCAGGTCACCGACGTCCTCTACCGCTATAACGACAAGCAGCTCACGTCGAAGAGCATGACCGTCACGGGCGAGAACTCGGCCCGGAGCAAGCTGGTCGAACTGCGCTCGGACTTCGCCGACGCCACGTTCCGCAGCAAGACCAGCTACCGCGAGGTCTTCCGTTACCTGCGTGCGAGTGCCTGGAAATACCTCCCCCTGTTGCGACACGGCGACGAGGAGTCGGTGCCCCGCGCATCGGGGGTGGCCGTCGCCAACGACTATTCGCTCCTCTCGGTCGACGTCCGCCATATCGACCCGATCGCAGATGCCATCTCACCCGGCCTGCAGGTCGCCGACGGCTCGTCGCTGCAATTGCTTTTCAACCCCGCGAGCGACCAGCTTTCGCTCAAGGCGACTTCGGAATATATCGAACGCAAACGTATGCTGGCCACGCGGCTCAACGTCAACGCTTCGAACCGGGGCGATTCGCTCACGGTCTATGCTTCGGCCGAAGACCTCTATGCGGGTATGCTCCACCTGCCGGGGCTTTCGCTCACGGGCGGTGCCAAGCAGGGGCGCGTGCAGCTTTCGGCAGGGTTCAACGATACGCTGCGCAAGGTATCCGGACTGGTGGGCGTCCGGGCCGACGTAGTCGACGAGCACGGGCCCAACGGCCGCGTCGTCGACCTGCGCATCCTGCCGTCGCACATCACCCGCGGCTCGAAGACCTGGCAGATTTTCGCCCACAAGATACAAATCGACACGGCGCAGGTCGTGATCGACAAGTTCTTCGTGATGAACCGCGAGCAGGAACTTCTGCTGGACGGTATCGCTTCGCGCAGCCGCGAGGATTCGGTGACGCTGCGCCTGCGCAATTTCGACCTCGCGCCCTTCACGCAGGTCATCGAACGCATGGGCTACGTCTTCGAGGGGCGCACCAACGGCTCCGCGACGATGAAATCAGCGCTCCATGCGGGCGAGATCACGGCCGACATCCTGCTCGACAGCCTTCAGGTCAACGACATACCCGCACCGCCGCTGCGCCTCACCTCGCGTTGGGATTTCCTGCGCAACCGTGCGGGCGTTACCGTCACCGACCGCCATAAGCGCGATACGCTGGTGCGGGGCTTCTACGCCCCGTCGCAGGTGCGCTACTATGCCCGCCTGGACGTCGACAGCCTCGACATGGGGCTGCTCGACCCGATCCTCACGGGCGTCATTTCCGATACCCGGGGGCACGCCTCCGCCGACCTGGTGCTCCAGGGGCAGCGCCGCGAGGCCGACCTCACGGGCGAAATCCGCGTCACGGGGCTGTCGACGTGCGTCGATTTCACACAGGTGCCCTACACCATGCCCCGGGCGGTGCTGAGCGTCAAGGGCAACCGCTTCCGGGCTTCGAACGTCCCGATATTCGACCCCGAGGGCAACGAGGGGCGCTTCGACATCGACCTGAGCCTGCAACACCTCTCGAACATCGCCTACGATGTACGCGTCGCACCCCGGCAGATGATGGTGCTCAACACCACCCCGCAGGACAACGACTCTTTCTACGGCCGTGTCTACGCCACGGGCTCCGCCCGTATTTCGGGCGACAAGGGGCTCGTAAAGATGGATATCGCCGCCACGACCGACGACCGTTCGTCGTTCTTCATGCCGCTGTCCAGCAAGTCCAATATATCGAGCGCCGACTTCGTGACCTTCAGGGAACCGGCCAGGGTCGATACGGTCGACAACCTCGCCCGCAAGAAGATGATGTTCGAACGCAAGCGGCAGCAGAAGTCCGACGCCGGCAGCCAGATGGATATCTCGCTGGCGCTGAACGTGCGGCCGGGCGTCGAGGTCGAACTCACCGTCTCGGGCAACACGCTCCGGGCGCGCGGCGACGGTACGCTCAACCTGCAGATCAACCCCCGTTCCAACGTCTTCGAGATGTACGGCGACTATACCATCACCGAAGGGAGCTTCCTCTTCTCGCTGCAGAACATCATCAACAAGAGGTTCGTCATCGAGAACGGCTCCACGATCCAGTGGACGGGCTCGCCGATGGACGCCATGCTCAACATTAACGCCATCTATAAGCTCAAGGCGTCGTTGCAGCCCCTGTTGCAGGGTACGTCCGACAACCTCACGGCCGACCGTTCGGTGCCCGTGGAGTGCGTCATCCACCTCGGCGAGCGGCTTTCCAACCCGGCCGTCACTTTCGACGTGCATGTCCCCGGCACCGACCCCGAGACGCAGACCGTGATCGCCAATGCCCTCACCACGCCCGAGACGGTCGATACGCAGTTCGCCTACCTCCTGCTGTTCAACAGCTTCATGGGCGAGAACAGTTCGTCGTCGTCGAACATCGGCACCTCGGTCTCGGCCGCCACGGGGCTGGAATTCGTGTCGAACATGGTGAGCAACCTACTCTCGAATGACGACTACAACATCGTCATCCGCTACCGTCCCAAGTCGGAACTGACCAGCGACGAAGTGGACTTCGGCCTTTCGAAGAGCCTGATCAACAACCGCCTGTTCGTCGAGGTCGAGGGCAACTACCTGATCGACAACAAGCAGGCTGTGAACAGTTCGATGTCCAACTTCATGGGCGAGGCGTACATCACCTACCTGATCGACCGTGCCGGGACGCTCAAGGCCAAGGCCTTCACGCAGACCATCGACCGTTTCGACGAGAACCAGGGTCTGCAGGAGACCGGCATCGGTATCTATTTCAAGGAGGATTTCAATAATTTCCGGGATCTGCGGCGGCGTATCAGGGAGCGCTTCACCAACAAGAAACGCAAGGCGCGGCGCGAAGCCCGGCGGCAGGCCGCCCGCGAGGAAAAGGAGCGGCTGCGGCAGCCGGCGGATACGCTTTCGGCCCTGCGGCCCGTTATGGATAAGAAGGACGAAAACAACTGA
- a CDS encoding M15 family metallopeptidase, with amino-acid sequence MMKRLAAFMLLLAEIGGAYAGNGDAERLRAWHAGEKVAEEAVAEYGIDRCFASSEIDDALFARMYGKSYKADCTVPRSELRYLRVLHRNLAGETLLGELVCNEAICGDLLDIFRVLYDASYPIERMVLIDEYDAQDGPSMRANNSSAFNFRFVAGTGVLSSHSRGMAVDINPLYNPYVKTNGGRTVVDPAEAAPYADRTRDFPYKIAEDDPCCREFLRHGFTWGGHWKSLKDYQHFEKRR; translated from the coding sequence ATGATGAAACGGCTCGCAGCATTCATGCTGCTGCTGGCAGAAATCGGCGGCGCATACGCCGGAAACGGCGATGCGGAGCGGCTCCGCGCATGGCATGCCGGGGAAAAGGTCGCGGAAGAAGCGGTGGCGGAATACGGCATCGACCGCTGCTTCGCCAGTTCGGAGATCGACGACGCGCTCTTCGCGCGTATGTACGGCAAATCCTACAAGGCGGACTGCACCGTCCCCCGCTCGGAGCTCCGCTACCTGCGGGTGCTGCACCGCAACCTCGCAGGCGAAACCCTGCTGGGCGAACTGGTCTGCAACGAAGCGATCTGCGGCGACCTGCTCGATATCTTCCGGGTGCTTTACGACGCCTCCTACCCCATCGAACGCATGGTGCTGATCGACGAATACGACGCGCAGGACGGCCCTTCGATGCGGGCCAACAACTCTTCGGCATTCAACTTCCGGTTCGTCGCAGGAACCGGGGTGCTCTCCAGCCACAGCCGGGGCATGGCCGTCGACATCAACCCGCTCTACAACCCCTATGTCAAAACGAACGGCGGCCGCACGGTCGTCGACCCCGCGGAAGCAGCCCCTTATGCCGACCGGACACGGGATTTCCCTTACAAGATCGCCGAGGACGACCCCTGCTGCCGGGAGTTCCTGCGCCACGGATTCACCTGGGGCGGCCACTGGAAAAGCCTGAAGGACTACCAGCATTTCGAGAAAAGGAGATAG
- a CDS encoding MotA/TolQ/ExbB proton channel family protein: MMTFLQAAEAVATSEETRMGLWKLFSMGGWLMWPLLALGGVTIFIFVERFMAIRKASVLDMNFMNRIRDYISDGKIHTAVNLCKKTDTPIARMIEKGIERIGRPMSDVQTAIENVANLEVSKLENGLPFLATIAGGAPMIGFLGTVLGMVQTFMDMAAAGGTVDLSLLASGMYVAMVTTVGGLIVGIPAYFGYNYLVARIEKLVFQMEANSIAFMDILNQPVQK, from the coding sequence ATGATGACATTTTTGCAGGCTGCCGAGGCGGTGGCCACCAGTGAAGAAACCCGCATGGGACTTTGGAAACTGTTTTCGATGGGCGGCTGGCTGATGTGGCCGCTGCTGGCGCTGGGCGGCGTGACGATCTTCATCTTCGTCGAACGCTTCATGGCCATCCGCAAGGCGTCGGTGCTGGACATGAATTTCATGAACCGCATCCGCGACTACATTTCCGACGGCAAGATCCATACGGCCGTGAACCTGTGCAAGAAGACCGACACGCCAATCGCCCGCATGATCGAGAAGGGCATCGAGCGCATCGGCCGCCCGATGAGCGACGTGCAGACCGCCATCGAGAACGTCGCCAACCTCGAAGTCTCGAAGCTCGAAAACGGCCTTCCCTTCCTGGCGACGATCGCCGGCGGCGCCCCGATGATCGGTTTCCTCGGTACGGTGCTCGGTATGGTGCAGACCTTCATGGATATGGCGGCTGCGGGCGGCACGGTCGACCTGAGCCTGCTGGCCAGCGGCATGTACGTGGCGATGGTCACCACGGTCGGCGGTCTTATCGTCGGCATCCCGGCCTATTTCGGCTACAACTACCTCGTGGCACGCATCGAGAAGCTGGTCTTCCAGATGGAGGCCAACTCGATCGCCTTCATGGACATCCTGAATCAACCCGTTCAAAAATAA